The DNA segment CTTCAGCCTTCACCAGCAGCAGACGCTTGAGGGTGCTGTCCTGGCCAACGAAGTTGCTGACAAAGTCGTCTGCCGGGTGCGCGAGCAGGGTGTCCGGATGGTCGATCTGCAGCAGTTTGCCGGCGCGGAATATCGCGATCTTGTCGCCGAGTTTGATCGCTTCATCGATGTCGTGGCTGACCATGATCACGGTCTTGTTCAGCGCGCGCTGCATCTCGAAGAACTCGTTCTGGATCATCTCGCGGTTGATCGGGTCGACCGCACCGAACGGCTCGTCCATCAGCAACAGCGGCGCATCCGCCGCCAGTGCGCGGATCACACCGATGCGCTGTTGCTGGCCGCCGGACAGTTCACGCGGATAGCGATGCAGATACTGCTTGGGTTCGAGCTTGATCATGCTCATCAGTTCGCGAGCGCGGTCGTGGCATTTCTGTTTGTCCCAGCCGAGCAGTTTCGGCACCACGACGATGTTCTCTTCGATGGTCATGTTCGGGAACAGGCCGATCTGCTGGATCACGTAGCCGATGTTGCGACGCAGGGTCACTTCGTCGAGGTCGGTGGTGTCTTCACCGTTGATCAGGATCTTGCCCGAGGTCGGCTTGATCAGGCGGTTGATCATTTTCAGCGTGGTGCTTTTGCCGCAACCCGATGGCCCGAGGAACACACAGATTTCGCCTTCATTGACGGTCAGGCTCACCGAGTCCACGGCTTTGACATCTTTGCCGTTGCTCTGGAAGGTCTTGCTGAGGTTTTGAAGTTCGATCATTTGAGGAGTCCTTTTGGAGTCAGCGTACGTTGCAGCCACTGCAGGAGAAGGTCGGCGAAGATCGCCAGAAGACTGACCAGCAGCGCGCCGACGATCAGCATCGACATGTCGCTGCGGCTGATGGAGGCGAGGATCAGCACACCGAGGCCACCGGCGCCGATGGTTGCGGCGATGGTCATCACGCCGATGTTCATCACCACCGCGGTGCGCACCCCGGCGAGGATCACCGGCACCGCAATCGGCAACTCGACCATGCGCAGGCGCTGGCCGAAGGTCATGCCGATACCGCGTGCGGCTTCACGGATGCCCGGCTCGACGCCGGTCAGGGCGAGGTAGGTGTTGCGCATGATCGGCAGCAGCGAATAAAGGAACACCGCGGTGATCGCCGGCATCGGCCCGAGGCCCTGGCCGAACTTGGAGTAGAACGGCAGCAGGAGACCGAACAGCGCAATCGACGGCACGGTCAGCAGCACTGTGGCGCTGGCCTGCAAGGGACCGGCGAGGCTGGGGAAACGCGTCATCAGAATGCCCAGCGGCACACCAATGAGGATCGCCAGTGTCACGGCGACGCCAACCAGGGTGATGTGCTGCCAGGTCAGGTGCATCACCTGCTGCCAGTCGAGGTGGGAAAAGGCGTTCAGAAATTCCATGACTTTTCCTCCTTAATTGAGTGGGTGCTGGCGCAGAAAGTCGGCGGCCACTTTCGATGGGCTTTCGTGATCGACGTCGACCCGCGCGTTGAGCTGGCGCATGGTTTCGTCATCGAACAGTTCTGCCAGCGGCTTGAGTTGCTCGGCCAGTTGCGGGTGTGCATCGAGGTAGGCCTGACGCACCACCGGCGCGGCGGTGTAGTCGGGGAAGTAGTGCTTGTCGTCTTCCAGCAACTTCAGGCCGAAGGCATTCAGGCGACCGTCGGTGGTGTAGACCAGACCGGCGAACACCTGGCCGTTGCGCAGCGCGGTGTAGACCAGCCCCGCGTCCATCTGGCGGATGTTCTTACGGGTGAGGTTCATGTCGTAGAGCTTGACCATGCCGTCGAGACCGTCGGAGCGGTTGGCGAACTCGGTGTCCAGCGCCACCAGGTGATTGGTCTTGGCTTCATCGCGCAACACCTTGTTCAGGTCGCTGATGGTGTTGATCTGCGGATACTCCTCGGCGACTTTTTTCGGCAGGGCGAGGGCGTAGGTGTTGCTGAATTTCGACGGGGTCAGCCAGACCAGGCCTTTTTTCGCGTCGAGTTCTTTGACCCGGGCGTAGGACTGTTCGCTGTCGAGTTTTTCGGTGACATGGTTATAGGCCACCAGCGACACGCCGGTGTATTCCCAGAGCATGTCCAGTTGCCCGCTTTCGTGAGCGCTGCGGGCGAGGTTGCTGCCCAGACCGCCGGTGATCTGCGCGTCGTAACCTTTGCTGCGCAGGTATTGCGCGGTGATTTCCGCGAGCAGGGTCTGCTCGGTGAACACCCGGGCGCCGAGGCGAATCACCGGTTTTTCCGCCGCCTGGGCCAATCCTGCGAACAGCATGATGCAGCCTAAGATCAAGCTAAGTCGTTTCATAAATATTCCTTCGCAAAAGCCTTAAGACGGGCGCAAACCGCGTTCCAGCCAGAGACGGCTGGCGAGGGTGACCACGCCATCGAGCAGCAG comes from the Pseudomonas sp. RSB 5.4 genome and includes:
- a CDS encoding ABC transporter ATP-binding protein — translated: MIELQNLSKTFQSNGKDVKAVDSVSLTVNEGEICVFLGPSGCGKSTTLKMINRLIKPTSGKILINGEDTTDLDEVTLRRNIGYVIQQIGLFPNMTIEENIVVVPKLLGWDKQKCHDRARELMSMIKLEPKQYLHRYPRELSGGQQQRIGVIRALAADAPLLLMDEPFGAVDPINREMIQNEFFEMQRALNKTVIMVSHDIDEAIKLGDKIAIFRAGKLLQIDHPDTLLAHPADDFVSNFVGQDSTLKRLLLVKAEDAADNAPSVSPETPVADALELMDEHDRRYVVVTCAENKALGYVRRRDLHRQTGTCAQYLREFNATAAYDEHLRILLSRMYEFNRSWLPVMDAERVFLGEVTQESIAAYLSSGRSRGMKTNIVSPAEAAIA
- a CDS encoding ABC transporter permease; this encodes MEFLNAFSHLDWQQVMHLTWQHITLVGVAVTLAILIGVPLGILMTRFPSLAGPLQASATVLLTVPSIALFGLLLPFYSKFGQGLGPMPAITAVFLYSLLPIMRNTYLALTGVEPGIREAARGIGMTFGQRLRMVELPIAVPVILAGVRTAVVMNIGVMTIAATIGAGGLGVLILASISRSDMSMLIVGALLVSLLAIFADLLLQWLQRTLTPKGLLK
- a CDS encoding glycine betaine ABC transporter substrate-binding protein: MKRLSLILGCIMLFAGLAQAAEKPVIRLGARVFTEQTLLAEITAQYLRSKGYDAQITGGLGSNLARSAHESGQLDMLWEYTGVSLVAYNHVTEKLDSEQSYARVKELDAKKGLVWLTPSKFSNTYALALPKKVAEEYPQINTISDLNKVLRDEAKTNHLVALDTEFANRSDGLDGMVKLYDMNLTRKNIRQMDAGLVYTALRNGQVFAGLVYTTDGRLNAFGLKLLEDDKHYFPDYTAAPVVRQAYLDAHPQLAEQLKPLAELFDDETMRQLNARVDVDHESPSKVAADFLRQHPLN